Proteins co-encoded in one Ancylomarina subtilis genomic window:
- a CDS encoding SCO family protein, whose amino-acid sequence MKLKLCLCFLINLLAISLFSQSDTKYDSDFEVGIVEQLGEKISDDIYLIDEDGKSVNLFDQIDKPTAIVFVYFKCPGICSPLLDGLAGLIDASDLDISEDYQVLTISFDPQETTILANQKKKNYQALIHDKNTEEGWRFFTADSSNIAKATKNVGFLYNKAGNEFTHAATVVIVSPNGTITRYLNGTYFLPYEFELAINESIKGQTGPTIKKALEYCYSYDPVGRTYVFNITAVTASVTIFMALIIFLLLIFFKPRRKQYKRVENLNSKH is encoded by the coding sequence ATGAAGTTAAAATTGTGTCTTTGCTTTTTAATTAACCTTCTTGCTATTTCCCTTTTTAGTCAGTCTGATACAAAATATGATTCCGATTTCGAAGTTGGTATTGTTGAGCAGCTTGGCGAAAAAATATCAGATGATATCTACCTCATCGATGAGGATGGGAAATCAGTCAACTTATTTGATCAGATCGATAAACCCACAGCTATTGTTTTCGTTTATTTTAAATGTCCTGGCATCTGTAGCCCATTACTGGATGGCTTGGCTGGTTTAATTGATGCTAGTGATTTAGACATATCCGAAGATTATCAGGTTTTAACCATCAGTTTCGATCCACAAGAGACAACAATTTTAGCGAATCAAAAGAAGAAAAACTATCAAGCTTTGATTCATGATAAGAACACAGAGGAGGGCTGGCGTTTTTTTACGGCGGATAGCTCGAATATTGCCAAGGCTACTAAAAATGTAGGCTTTCTCTATAATAAAGCCGGGAATGAATTTACGCATGCTGCAACGGTTGTCATTGTAAGTCCCAATGGAACAATTACTCGTTATTTAAATGGAACCTATTTTTTACCTTATGAGTTTGAGTTAGCTATCAATGAATCCATCAAAGGACAAACGGGACCAACCATTAAAAAAGCTTTAGAATATTGTTATTCTTACGATCCCGTGGGGAGAACTTACGTTTTTAATATCACTGCGGTAACGGCTAGCGTTACCATCTTTATGGCATTAATTATCTTTTTATTATTGATTTTTTTCAAACCAAGGCGTAAGCAATATAAGAGAGTGGAAAATCTTAACTCTAAACATTAG
- a CDS encoding Ig-like domain-containing protein produces MLYTHKGIVGKSIQILTRFSKPLVIVILLLAFGCQKEEDTSAPLSIVSTNIADGTTEVDVFSEITVLFSEEMDASTVNDNSFAVKKGQYPIYGKVSCTGKTAVFKPSQKLNDNTAYNCTLSTEAKAKNGASMGQDYHWSFTSGFEPDVVAPKISKSIPVDMEISVFRNTAIEVYFDEEIDPETLNSNSFIVKTGETIVGGSITYEAKIVKFVPNAEWLPEAVYTCTLTRDVKDLAGNQLQNDFKWQFTTIPEVLSFSGLIQPIFKNQDCWTCHNENRAPDLRESMAYNSLVNGSYVSTDSPEDSRIIKQLNGEHAGFITQKEEDLILEWIKRGAQNN; encoded by the coding sequence ATGTTATATACTCATAAAGGTATCGTAGGCAAGAGTATTCAAATTTTAACCAGATTTTCCAAGCCACTGGTAATTGTAATTCTGTTGCTTGCTTTTGGATGTCAAAAGGAAGAAGATACAAGTGCTCCACTTAGTATCGTCTCTACTAACATTGCAGATGGTACCACTGAGGTGGATGTCTTTTCAGAGATTACCGTTCTCTTTAGTGAGGAGATGGATGCGTCCACAGTTAATGACAACAGCTTTGCTGTGAAAAAAGGTCAGTATCCAATTTATGGTAAGGTAAGTTGTACAGGTAAAACGGCAGTCTTTAAGCCTTCGCAAAAATTAAATGATAACACAGCGTACAATTGTACTTTAAGTACTGAAGCCAAAGCTAAAAATGGGGCATCAATGGGACAGGATTATCACTGGAGTTTTACTTCAGGTTTTGAGCCGGATGTTGTGGCTCCAAAGATTAGTAAGAGTATTCCTGTTGATATGGAGATTTCAGTTTTTAGAAATACTGCCATTGAGGTGTATTTTGATGAGGAGATTGATCCGGAAACACTTAATAGTAATTCGTTTATTGTGAAAACAGGAGAGACTATTGTTGGGGGAAGCATAACTTATGAAGCTAAAATTGTAAAGTTTGTTCCCAATGCGGAATGGTTGCCTGAGGCTGTGTATACTTGTACCCTTACCCGTGATGTTAAAGATCTTGCAGGAAATCAATTGCAAAATGATTTTAAATGGCAATTCACAACGATCCCCGAAGTGTTAAGTTTCAGTGGTCTTATTCAACCGATTTTTAAAAATCAGGATTGTTGGACCTGTCATAATGAAAATCGCGCGCCTGATTTGCGAGAATCTATGGCTTACAACTCTTTGGTTAATGGCAGCTATGTGAGTACAGATTCACCTGAGGATAGTCGTATTATTAAACAATTGAATGGTGAACATGCTGGCTTTATTACACAAAAAGAAGAGGATCTGATATTGGAGTGGATTAAGCGTGGAGCACAAAATAATTAA
- a CDS encoding DUF4302 domain-containing protein: MKKLSLYIISCMLVILAACDNDFESEFDLAPDERAAIAVNEFKDALTSSEHGWLTHYYPNPTKLGSFTFHFKFDETGTVNMNWDFSDFSDESKYSVKMFEKPVLIFDTYSKFSKMTDPEIGEPGKGFGGELEFSMTKKSADGDTLYLAERVSGDPMVLVKATAETPAQLREYAKHTKHIERANEQVVVPFYFNLSVEGWDTKVNMVYSGDKIIAFLNYVDNGEAKHELMPINFTHEGFEFHHALVLNGIGARSFKYDEAKNQFDVTDAGVTGTFKYEADCPAHIEGMTDKFFGPQTFGGDAKIVSPKLANLIDGIYPDAAFSYFSTSTYVASWFPCTFNLDFADWNSLKIRVNYNKKTEDIVKMEFLGYEPYWSAPLDDLAYIEGLMSTEKGQAILDIVASPKGWTIVPIELKEYGSSYYLVSNEDPEMYMCFGLTYEDDE, from the coding sequence ATGAAAAAATTAAGTCTTTATATAATTAGTTGCATGCTCGTTATCTTGGCAGCATGTGACAACGATTTTGAAAGCGAGTTTGATCTTGCGCCAGACGAAAGAGCTGCCATAGCTGTTAATGAGTTCAAAGATGCTTTAACCTCATCTGAGCATGGATGGCTAACCCATTACTACCCGAATCCAACAAAATTAGGATCATTTACCTTTCATTTTAAATTTGATGAAACAGGTACCGTAAATATGAATTGGGATTTTTCTGATTTTTCTGATGAATCGAAATATTCTGTAAAAATGTTTGAAAAGCCAGTCTTGATTTTCGACACCTATAGCAAATTTTCAAAGATGACTGATCCGGAAATTGGAGAACCAGGAAAAGGATTTGGTGGTGAACTGGAGTTTAGTATGACCAAGAAATCAGCTGATGGGGATACCCTGTATCTTGCAGAGAGAGTGAGTGGAGATCCAATGGTATTGGTTAAAGCTACAGCGGAAACACCTGCTCAACTAAGAGAATACGCCAAGCACACGAAACATATTGAGAGAGCTAACGAACAGGTAGTTGTACCTTTTTATTTCAACTTATCTGTTGAAGGTTGGGATACAAAAGTAAACATGGTATACAGTGGGGATAAGATTATTGCATTTCTTAACTATGTAGATAACGGAGAAGCAAAGCACGAGCTGATGCCAATCAACTTTACTCATGAGGGTTTTGAATTTCATCATGCATTGGTATTGAATGGTATTGGTGCTAGATCTTTTAAATACGACGAGGCTAAGAATCAATTTGACGTAACGGATGCTGGAGTTACTGGTACTTTTAAATATGAAGCAGATTGTCCTGCTCATATTGAAGGTATGACTGATAAGTTTTTTGGCCCCCAAACTTTTGGTGGTGATGCAAAGATTGTTAGTCCAAAATTAGCCAATTTGATAGATGGTATCTATCCTGATGCGGCATTTAGTTATTTTTCTACATCTACCTATGTGGCTTCCTGGTTTCCTTGTACTTTCAATTTAGATTTTGCTGATTGGAATTCTCTTAAGATTAGGGTTAATTATAATAAGAAAACTGAGGATATTGTTAAAATGGAATTTTTAGGTTATGAGCCTTATTGGTCTGCACCATTGGATGATTTGGCTTATATAGAGGGATTAATGTCTACAGAGAAAGGTCAAGCTATTTTAGATATAGTAGCAAGCCCTAAGGGATGGACTATTGTTCCTATCGAGTTAAAGGAGTATGGCTCATCTTATTACCTGGTAAGTAATGAGGATCCAGAGATGTACATGTGCTTTGGATTGACTTATGAGGATGATGAATAA
- a CDS encoding zinc-binding metallopeptidase: protein MKKIIFLFFSMSILFASCDKEEDLGKSLIDTSTPELNDVDEWIRENYTYPYNVEVKYKWDNSELDNTKILTPTEIERVVPFLNKMKEIWIDPYANHGGEDFMKEFIPKQIVLVGSHNYEDNGGIVLGQAEGGRKITVFDLNYIDFDLSGMNEWEKRSAMEPILRVFKTMHHEFGHILHQTIAYPVEYKKLTTGYTSNWMNFNDYEARKMGFITAYSMLNPDEDFVEMLSEFLTRSNGDWNEIIDKIKVYDDSWNTDEAASEKARDQIRQKEKMIADYMLQIWKIDIYDLQAEIADVLAGLAPAEEE from the coding sequence ATGAAAAAGATAATATTTCTATTCTTTTCTATGTCTATTCTTTTTGCCTCGTGTGATAAGGAAGAAGATTTAGGAAAGTCATTAATCGATACTTCTACACCAGAGTTAAATGATGTTGATGAATGGATCAGAGAAAATTATACCTATCCCTACAATGTTGAAGTGAAATACAAGTGGGATAACTCAGAGTTGGATAATACAAAAATTCTAACGCCTACAGAAATTGAAAGAGTGGTTCCATTCCTGAATAAAATGAAGGAGATTTGGATTGATCCTTATGCGAATCATGGGGGAGAAGATTTTATGAAAGAATTCATACCCAAACAAATTGTATTGGTAGGTAGTCACAATTATGAAGATAATGGTGGGATTGTGTTGGGACAAGCCGAAGGGGGAAGAAAGATCACTGTTTTCGACCTGAATTACATCGACTTTGATCTGTCTGGGATGAATGAATGGGAGAAACGTTCGGCAATGGAACCTATTCTTAGGGTTTTTAAGACCATGCACCACGAGTTTGGTCATATTCTCCATCAAACAATAGCATATCCTGTAGAATACAAGAAATTGACAACAGGTTATACTTCCAATTGGATGAATTTCAATGATTATGAAGCCAGGAAAATGGGATTTATTACTGCATATTCCATGCTGAATCCGGATGAAGATTTCGTGGAGATGTTATCCGAATTTTTGACTCGTAGCAATGGGGATTGGAATGAGATAATCGATAAGATCAAAGTATATGATGACAGCTGGAATACAGATGAAGCTGCGTCAGAAAAAGCCAGAGATCAAATTCGTCAGAAGGAGAAGATGATAGCTGATTATATGCTTCAGATTTGGAAGATCGATATCTATGATTTGCAGGCTGAAATTGCCGATGTGTTGGCTGGTTTGGCTCCTGCTGAAGAGGAATAG
- a CDS encoding RagB/SusD family nutrient uptake outer membrane protein — translation MKKIKNIALVFLGMTMLSSCNDYLDETPDNRTVLDSPEAVSELLVSAYPDAFYHGFTEVMSDNAGDKGVGQYVAEYIPNGDAYYWKDAASDSYDTPTMYWNACYAAIAAANHALDAIEKVSDKENYSAQKGEALAARAYAHFMLVNLFGKHYNPATAESDLGVPFVEEPEKVVFKDYKRASVKTIYDRIEADIEEAAKLIRDDSYAVGKYHFTQSALHAFASRFYLYKGDWDKVIEHSDFVLGGDPSSKLRDWNGKYLTYEASELWAQYTRAEEASNIMLARGYTNWGNGAVVFRYSLSAPKIGELFGKDPITDEMRFEMVIGDKVLYAAGSQLLGFIPKLKGRIESHDNNPDQGYPNMVAPLFTTEEVLFNRAEAYAMKKDYASVLNDLDSYLQKRERAYNPDNKVTLEKIQKEYETVDGPVLAPYYTVEEGQKYYLWYLLDLRRREFVHEGMRWFDVKRFNFEITHNVFEGSPISLPKDDNRRVIQIPEQAVAIGLQANPR, via the coding sequence ATGAAGAAAATTAAAAATATAGCCTTAGTCTTTTTGGGGATGACCATGTTATCTTCATGTAATGACTATTTAGATGAAACACCTGATAACAGGACTGTTTTGGATTCGCCTGAAGCGGTGAGTGAATTATTGGTATCTGCCTATCCTGATGCTTTTTATCATGGATTTACTGAGGTGATGTCGGATAATGCAGGAGATAAGGGAGTTGGTCAATATGTAGCAGAATATATACCTAATGGAGATGCTTATTATTGGAAGGATGCGGCTTCTGATTCGTACGATACGCCTACAATGTATTGGAATGCTTGTTATGCTGCTATTGCTGCAGCCAATCATGCTTTGGATGCGATTGAAAAGGTTTCGGATAAAGAAAATTATTCAGCCCAAAAAGGTGAGGCTTTGGCAGCACGTGCCTATGCGCATTTCATGTTGGTGAATTTGTTCGGCAAGCATTACAATCCTGCTACAGCAGAGAGTGACTTGGGGGTGCCTTTTGTTGAAGAACCAGAGAAGGTTGTATTCAAAGATTATAAAAGAGCCTCTGTAAAAACAATATATGACAGAATTGAGGCTGATATTGAGGAAGCAGCTAAGTTGATTCGAGATGATAGTTATGCTGTAGGTAAATACCATTTTACACAGTCTGCACTTCATGCTTTTGCATCGCGTTTCTACTTATATAAAGGTGACTGGGATAAAGTAATTGAACACTCTGATTTTGTTCTTGGTGGTGATCCGTCAAGTAAACTGAGAGATTGGAATGGGAAATATCTTACCTATGAAGCCAGTGAGCTTTGGGCGCAGTATACAAGAGCCGAAGAAGCTTCCAACATCATGTTGGCTCGAGGTTATACCAATTGGGGGAATGGTGCTGTTGTATTCCGTTATTCTCTTTCGGCTCCTAAAATTGGCGAGTTGTTTGGTAAAGATCCTATAACCGATGAAATGCGTTTCGAGATGGTGATTGGTGATAAAGTATTGTATGCCGCAGGTTCACAGCTGTTAGGATTTATCCCAAAATTAAAAGGTAGAATTGAAAGCCACGACAACAATCCTGATCAGGGATATCCTAATATGGTTGCACCACTTTTTACTACTGAAGAAGTTTTATTCAACAGAGCTGAAGCTTATGCCATGAAAAAGGATTACGCTTCGGTATTAAATGATTTGGATAGCTATCTTCAAAAAAGAGAGAGAGCGTATAATCCAGACAATAAAGTCACCCTGGAAAAAATACAGAAGGAATATGAAACTGTTGATGGACCTGTATTGGCACCATACTATACAGTTGAAGAAGGACAGAAATACTACTTATGGTATCTGTTGGATTTGCGTCGTCGTGAATTTGTACATGAAGGAATGAGATGGTTCGATGTGAAGCGATTCAATTTTGAAATTACTCATAATGTGTTTGAGGGAAGTCCTATTAGCTTACCAAAAGACGATAACAGAAGAGTCATTCAAATTCCTGAACAAGCAGTTGCAATTGGATTACAGGCAAACCCACGATAA